A single window of Crassostrea angulata isolate pt1a10 chromosome 8, ASM2561291v2, whole genome shotgun sequence DNA harbors:
- the LOC128159882 gene encoding uncharacterized protein LOC128159882 isoform X1 has translation MGKEEELLKIVHNNDEKKLQKLLLPEKEFQIRKVDVPTSGTLGGRIRMQVVHVDINCRENDTGYTPLIISVLNGNKEIMETLLFYSANVNLADSKGNSPLHLAAFMGRLDIVYLLLRHGAKVNTQNSDGNTPMHVICQSRADDSVQLMSTLSKAGADSTLQNKKGELPLDVAAMYNRKELVSCLMDGETRMAGNTSAIIEAAIRGHSEIVRLLLDFGVNPNCLNRERNTCALHEATRFLRIKAAEELLKYGADPDKETSNHETPYNIASQLPPVKSKEFLQLFDEYKTKGQTEMPKFVMVSSRKPSVDVKDYPLIDTDPSWTKNSPDYCNACTANNPNTNLLDGNLRTFWVIPAITEAWTVFDLHSIHTLTGVFIYGWSNPQMVKTFELQTAGDIRGPWTTVGVFTCSLKGSQNAKDPGVPQKFTGFTSKSQFWRMNIKSNHGGQCTCFQAVEFNGTDHRIIELFEQLNLQKYSDSVIKSGYNNYRKFLLIEEAILRNLITDENDFDKIFQEMKKSRKKEFSLTTLKWEKLPVRCLDVGETLPSIVVKADTGCTELVEVFVKDSKAELNGEARVRLCSNGNSSPQYSTAVFKDMSFNSVGTYTVCVKGVEHPDVSISCPHTLEIKPKNKLTKEVEKSFQDIESMLEGLQDL, from the exons AAACTACTACTTCCCGAAAAAGAATTCCAGATCCGGAAGGTGGATGTACCTACTTCCGGTACCTTGGGAGGTCGGATTCGGATGCAGGTTGTCCACGTGGACATAAACTGCCGGGAAAACGACACCGGATATACGCCACTTATAATCTCCGTCCTAAATG GCAATAAAGAAATCATGGAAACCTTGCTTTTCTACTCTGCCAATGTCAATCTTGCCGACAGTAAAGG AAATAGCCCTCTGCACTTAGCTGCATTTATGGGAAGACTAGATATTGTTTACTTACTCTTGCGTCACGGTGCTAAG GTGAACACTCAAAACAGTGACGGCAATACGCCAATGCATGTGATTTGTCAAAGTCGAGCAGACGACAGTGTTCAACTCATGTCAACCTTATCAAAA GCAGGTGCTGATTCTACCCTGCAGAACAAAAAAGGGGAACTACCGCTAGACGTAGCAGCCATGTACAACAGGAAAG AGCTTGTGTCCTGTCTGATGGATGGTGAAACAAGAATGGCCGGAAATACGTCGGCCATTATTGAGGCCGCCATTAGAGGCCATTCCGAGATAGTGCGCCTGCTGCTGGATTTTGGAGTCAATCCGAATTGCCTCAACAGGGAACGTAATACATGCGCCCTACACGAGGCAACTCGTTTTCTAAG AATAAAAGCAGCCGAAGAACTATTAAAGTACGGAGCCGACCCAGACAAGGAAACCTCCAACCACGAG actCCTTACAACATAGCATCACAACTTCCCCCAGTGAAATCCAAAGAATTCCTCCAACTGTTTGATG AATACAAGACCAAAGGACAAACAGAAATGCCAAAATTTGTGATGGTGTCCTCCAGAAAACCTAGTGTAGATGTTAAAG ACTACCCCCTCATTGATACCGACCCGTCCTGGACGAAGAATAGTCCCGACTACTGCAACGCCTGCACGGCAAACAATCCCAACACCAACTTACTGGACG GAAACCTCCGTACGTTCTGGGTCATACCGGCCATCACAGAAGCTTGGACCGTCTTTGATCTTCACAGTATTCACACCTTGACCGGTGTATTTATTTACGGATG GTCAAATCCCCAGATGGTGAAAACATTTGAGTTACAAACAGCAGGTGATATCAG GGGACCTTGGACAACTGTTGGTGTTTTCACGTGTTCTCTAAAAGGAAGTCAAAATGCTAAAGATCCAG GAGTTCCTCAGAAGTTTACTGGCTTTACATCAAAATCTCAATTTTGGAGAATGAACATTAAATCGAACCATGGCGGCCAATGCACGTGTTTTCAGGCCGTGGAGTTCAATGGCACCGACCACCGCATTATAGAGTTATTCGAACAACTAAACCTACAGAAATACTCAGATTCTGTGATAAAGTCT ggaTATAACAATTATCGAAAATTTCTTCTAATAGAGGAAGCAATTCTACGTAATCTG ATAACAGATGAAAATGATTTCGATAAAATattccaagaaatgaaaaagtCAAGGAAGAAAG aaTTTTCAttgacaacattgaaatgggaAAAACTACCGGTCAGATGTCTGGACGTTGGAGAGACGCTACCAAGTATTGTTGTCAAGGCTGACACTGGTTGTACTGAACTCGTAGAAGTCTTCGTCAAAG ATAGTAAGGCTGAACTAAATGGAGAGGCACGGGTTCGGCTGTGTTCGAATGGAAACTCTTCTCCCCAGTATTCCACGGCTGTATTCAAAGACATGTCATTTAATTCCG TTGGAACATACACGGTTTGTGTGAAGGGAGTAGAACACCCGGATGTTAGTATCTCCTGTCCTCACACATTAGAAATTA agccaaaaaataaattaacaaaagaaGTGGAGAAATCTTTTCAGGATATTGAAAGCATGTTGGAGGGTCTACAGGATTTATGA
- the LOC128159882 gene encoding uncharacterized protein LOC128159882 isoform X2, whose translation MGKEEELLKIVHNNDEKKLQKLLLPEKEFQIRKVDVPTSGTLGGRIRMQVVHVDINCRENDTGYTPLIISVLNGNKEIMETLLFYSANVNLADSKGNSPLHLAAFMGRLDIVYLLLRHGAKVNTQNSDGNTPMHVICQSRADDSVQLMSTLSKVGADSTLQNKKGELPLDVAAMYNRKELVSCLMDGETRMAGNTSAIIEAAIRGHSEIVRLLLDFGVNPNCLNRERNTCALHEATRFLRIKAAEELLKYGADPDKETSNHETPYNIASQLPPVKSKEFLQLFDEYKTKGQTEMPKFVMVSSRKPSVDVKDYPLIDTDPSWTKNSPDYCNACTANNPNTNLLDGNLRTFWVIPAITEAWTVFDLHSIHTLTGVFIYGWSNPQMVKTFELQTAGDIRGPWTTVGVFTCSLKGSQNAKDPGVPQKFTGFTSKSQFWRMNIKSNHGGQCTCFQAVEFNGTDHRIIELFEQLNLQKYSDSVIKSGYNNYRKFLLIEEAILRNLITDENDFDKIFQEMKKSRKKEFSLTTLKWEKLPVRCLDVGETLPSIVVKADTGCTELVEVFVKDSKAELNGEARVRLCSNGNSSPQYSTAVFKDMSFNSVGTYTVCVKGVEHPDVSISCPHTLEIKPKNKLTKEVEKSFQDIESMLEGLQDL comes from the exons AAACTACTACTTCCCGAAAAAGAATTCCAGATCCGGAAGGTGGATGTACCTACTTCCGGTACCTTGGGAGGTCGGATTCGGATGCAGGTTGTCCACGTGGACATAAACTGCCGGGAAAACGACACCGGATATACGCCACTTATAATCTCCGTCCTAAATG GCAATAAAGAAATCATGGAAACCTTGCTTTTCTACTCTGCCAATGTCAATCTTGCCGACAGTAAAGG AAATAGCCCTCTGCACTTAGCTGCATTTATGGGAAGACTAGATATTGTTTACTTACTCTTGCGTCACGGTGCTAAG GTGAACACTCAAAACAGTGACGGCAATACGCCAATGCATGTGATTTGTCAAAGTCGAGCAGACGACAGTGTTCAACTCATGTCAACCTTATCAAAAGTAG GTGCTGATTCTACCCTGCAGAACAAAAAAGGGGAACTACCGCTAGACGTAGCAGCCATGTACAACAGGAAAG AGCTTGTGTCCTGTCTGATGGATGGTGAAACAAGAATGGCCGGAAATACGTCGGCCATTATTGAGGCCGCCATTAGAGGCCATTCCGAGATAGTGCGCCTGCTGCTGGATTTTGGAGTCAATCCGAATTGCCTCAACAGGGAACGTAATACATGCGCCCTACACGAGGCAACTCGTTTTCTAAG AATAAAAGCAGCCGAAGAACTATTAAAGTACGGAGCCGACCCAGACAAGGAAACCTCCAACCACGAG actCCTTACAACATAGCATCACAACTTCCCCCAGTGAAATCCAAAGAATTCCTCCAACTGTTTGATG AATACAAGACCAAAGGACAAACAGAAATGCCAAAATTTGTGATGGTGTCCTCCAGAAAACCTAGTGTAGATGTTAAAG ACTACCCCCTCATTGATACCGACCCGTCCTGGACGAAGAATAGTCCCGACTACTGCAACGCCTGCACGGCAAACAATCCCAACACCAACTTACTGGACG GAAACCTCCGTACGTTCTGGGTCATACCGGCCATCACAGAAGCTTGGACCGTCTTTGATCTTCACAGTATTCACACCTTGACCGGTGTATTTATTTACGGATG GTCAAATCCCCAGATGGTGAAAACATTTGAGTTACAAACAGCAGGTGATATCAG GGGACCTTGGACAACTGTTGGTGTTTTCACGTGTTCTCTAAAAGGAAGTCAAAATGCTAAAGATCCAG GAGTTCCTCAGAAGTTTACTGGCTTTACATCAAAATCTCAATTTTGGAGAATGAACATTAAATCGAACCATGGCGGCCAATGCACGTGTTTTCAGGCCGTGGAGTTCAATGGCACCGACCACCGCATTATAGAGTTATTCGAACAACTAAACCTACAGAAATACTCAGATTCTGTGATAAAGTCT ggaTATAACAATTATCGAAAATTTCTTCTAATAGAGGAAGCAATTCTACGTAATCTG ATAACAGATGAAAATGATTTCGATAAAATattccaagaaatgaaaaagtCAAGGAAGAAAG aaTTTTCAttgacaacattgaaatgggaAAAACTACCGGTCAGATGTCTGGACGTTGGAGAGACGCTACCAAGTATTGTTGTCAAGGCTGACACTGGTTGTACTGAACTCGTAGAAGTCTTCGTCAAAG ATAGTAAGGCTGAACTAAATGGAGAGGCACGGGTTCGGCTGTGTTCGAATGGAAACTCTTCTCCCCAGTATTCCACGGCTGTATTCAAAGACATGTCATTTAATTCCG TTGGAACATACACGGTTTGTGTGAAGGGAGTAGAACACCCGGATGTTAGTATCTCCTGTCCTCACACATTAGAAATTA agccaaaaaataaattaacaaaagaaGTGGAGAAATCTTTTCAGGATATTGAAAGCATGTTGGAGGGTCTACAGGATTTATGA